In Cyclopterus lumpus isolate fCycLum1 chromosome 9, fCycLum1.pri, whole genome shotgun sequence, a single genomic region encodes these proteins:
- the si:dkey-193c22.1 gene encoding probable isoprenylcysteine alpha-carbonyl methylesterase ICMEL2 isoform X1 — MYFRDIRAEIIGRTDRLNQNMSGLKHHMSLPLSVGVLLVGLPYSISLAAQWLYGWPNKPGYKKYIEALKPRRIYCLTRAVLETLKYLQYGRLYFQWKSWYKNEDNRKHYEKGITFGRRSNKLDLYHPPNVDRSKEAPAPLVVFIYGGAWGSGDRSIYCLLARQMAEELSATVICPDYCVYPKTNVLGMVQDIADCLVWAQESGQKFNFDKDNIVLIGHSAGAHLCALTALFLIDAREELFIEASKQRDVIVAIRGVIGLSGVYDIMDHYEHEQKRAVEYVSTMHKAMNGVENFPYYSPTHSLKQLSREKLDRVPPFVLLHGTDDIIVPAESSAKFSDLLTSLSVKVSLYLLPRVDHTEIVTDLMVPGRRFYHPIYSCIQQEYRKLLGAC, encoded by the exons GTAGGACAGACAGACTCAACCAAAACAT gTCAGGGTTGAAACATCACATGTCGCTGCCTCTGTCGGTGGGCGTCCTGTTGGTGGGCCTCCCGTACTCCATCTCTCTAGCGGCCCAGTGGCTTTATGGCTGGCCCAACAAGCCCGGATACAAGAAGTACATAGAAGCTCTGAAACCACG ACGAATATACTGTTTGACCAGAGCTGTGCTGGAGACTCTCAAATATCTGCAATATGGGAGACTTTACTTTCAGTGGAAGTCGTGGTACAAGAATGAGGATAACCGCAAGCACTATGAGAAG GGCATCACATTCGGCCGCCGAAGCAACAAGCTGGACTTATACCACCCTCCGAATGTGGATCGGTCCAAAGAGGCGCCCGCACCGCTGGTGGTGTTCATCTACGGAGGAGCATGGGGCTCCGGGGACCGATCCATTTACTGTCTGCTGGCGAGGCAGATGGCCGAAGAACTGAGCGCAACTGTCATTTGTCCGGATTACTGCGTCTATCCAAAG ACGAATGTTTTGGGCATGGTCCAGGATATTGCTGACTGCTTGGTCTGGGCCCAAGAGAGTGGACAGAAGTTCAACTTTGACAAA GACAACATAGTATTAATTGGCCATTCGGCGGGTGCTCACTTGTGCGCACTGACCGCGCTGTTTCTCATCGATGCAAGAGAGGAGCTTTTCATCGAGGCAAGCAAGCAGAGGGATGTTATCGTGGCAATAAGAGGAGTCATCG GTCTGAGTGGCGTGTACGACATCATGGACCATTATGAGCACGAGCAGAAGAGAGCAGTGGAGTACGTGTCCACCATGCATAAAGCCATGAACGGAGTGGAGAACTTCCCATACTACTCACCGACACACTCACTGAAGCAGCTGAGCCGGGAGAAGCTGGAcag AGTGCCTCCTTTCGTTTTGCTCCACGGGACCGATGACATCATCGTGCCCGCCGAGTCGTCCGCGAAGTTCTCCGACCTCCTCACCTCGCTGTCCGTGAAGGTGTCGCTCTACCTGCTCCCCAGGGTCGACCACACCGAGATCGTCACCGACCTCATGGTGCCGGGCCGCCGCTTCTACCACCCCATCTACAGCTGCATCCAGCAGGAGTACAGGAAGCTGCTGGGGGCCTGCTGA
- the si:dkey-193c22.1 gene encoding probable isoprenylcysteine alpha-carbonyl methylesterase ICMEL2 isoform X2: MSGLKHHMSLPLSVGVLLVGLPYSISLAAQWLYGWPNKPGYKKYIEALKPRRIYCLTRAVLETLKYLQYGRLYFQWKSWYKNEDNRKHYEKGITFGRRSNKLDLYHPPNVDRSKEAPAPLVVFIYGGAWGSGDRSIYCLLARQMAEELSATVICPDYCVYPKTNVLGMVQDIADCLVWAQESGQKFNFDKDNIVLIGHSAGAHLCALTALFLIDAREELFIEASKQRDVIVAIRGVIGLSGVYDIMDHYEHEQKRAVEYVSTMHKAMNGVENFPYYSPTHSLKQLSREKLDRVPPFVLLHGTDDIIVPAESSAKFSDLLTSLSVKVSLYLLPRVDHTEIVTDLMVPGRRFYHPIYSCIQQEYRKLLGAC; the protein is encoded by the exons AT gTCAGGGTTGAAACATCACATGTCGCTGCCTCTGTCGGTGGGCGTCCTGTTGGTGGGCCTCCCGTACTCCATCTCTCTAGCGGCCCAGTGGCTTTATGGCTGGCCCAACAAGCCCGGATACAAGAAGTACATAGAAGCTCTGAAACCACG ACGAATATACTGTTTGACCAGAGCTGTGCTGGAGACTCTCAAATATCTGCAATATGGGAGACTTTACTTTCAGTGGAAGTCGTGGTACAAGAATGAGGATAACCGCAAGCACTATGAGAAG GGCATCACATTCGGCCGCCGAAGCAACAAGCTGGACTTATACCACCCTCCGAATGTGGATCGGTCCAAAGAGGCGCCCGCACCGCTGGTGGTGTTCATCTACGGAGGAGCATGGGGCTCCGGGGACCGATCCATTTACTGTCTGCTGGCGAGGCAGATGGCCGAAGAACTGAGCGCAACTGTCATTTGTCCGGATTACTGCGTCTATCCAAAG ACGAATGTTTTGGGCATGGTCCAGGATATTGCTGACTGCTTGGTCTGGGCCCAAGAGAGTGGACAGAAGTTCAACTTTGACAAA GACAACATAGTATTAATTGGCCATTCGGCGGGTGCTCACTTGTGCGCACTGACCGCGCTGTTTCTCATCGATGCAAGAGAGGAGCTTTTCATCGAGGCAAGCAAGCAGAGGGATGTTATCGTGGCAATAAGAGGAGTCATCG GTCTGAGTGGCGTGTACGACATCATGGACCATTATGAGCACGAGCAGAAGAGAGCAGTGGAGTACGTGTCCACCATGCATAAAGCCATGAACGGAGTGGAGAACTTCCCATACTACTCACCGACACACTCACTGAAGCAGCTGAGCCGGGAGAAGCTGGAcag AGTGCCTCCTTTCGTTTTGCTCCACGGGACCGATGACATCATCGTGCCCGCCGAGTCGTCCGCGAAGTTCTCCGACCTCCTCACCTCGCTGTCCGTGAAGGTGTCGCTCTACCTGCTCCCCAGGGTCGACCACACCGAGATCGTCACCGACCTCATGGTGCCGGGCCGCCGCTTCTACCACCCCATCTACAGCTGCATCCAGCAGGAGTACAGGAAGCTGCTGGGGGCCTGCTGA